Below is a genomic region from Phragmites australis chromosome 20, lpPhrAust1.1, whole genome shotgun sequence.
CCGAGGCCGTGAAGGGCGCGGCGCTGCAGCTCTTCGGCTTCGCCGAGGCCATCAGCATCGGGCGCCGCTCCCCGGAGAAGCTGTTCAAGATCATTGACCTGCACGACGCGCTCGCTGATCTGTTGCCTGACATCTCCGACATCTTCGCCGCCTCCAAAGCCGCCGGTTCAATATACGTGCAGGCTGCCGAGATCAGGTCGCGTCTAGCCGACGCCGTGCGTGGGATACTCTCCGAGTTTGAGAGCGCTGTGCTCCGCGACCCGTCCAAGACTCCGGTGCCCGGTGGCACCATCCACCCGCTCACTCGCTACGTTATGAATTACAGCAGCCTCATCTCCGACTACAAGGCCACGCTTTCTGAGCTGATCGTTTCTCGGCCATCAGCTAGCTCCCGGATTGCCGCTGAGGGCAATGAGGCCACACCGGCCTTCCCTGATCTTGACCTTCCCGACCCTGACAGTCAGTTGCCCCTTGCCGCTCATCTTGTCTGGATTATTGTTGTTCTTGAACACAACCTTGAGAGCAAGGCGTCACTCTACAAGGATGCGGCGCTCTCTCATTTGTTCCTCATGAACAATGTGCACTATATCGTGCACAAGGCAAGGGATTCATCTGAGCTCAGGGGGCTAATCGGGGATGAATATTTGAAGCGACTCACAGGCAAGTTCCGGCAGGCAGCCACAAGCTACCAACGAACTGCGTGGCTGAAAATACTGAATTGCCTGAGAGATGAGGGCCTTCATCTTAGCGGTGGCTTTTCGTCAGGGATATCCAAGTCAGCACTCCGGGAGCGATTCAAGGCTTTCAATGCTGCGTTTGAGGAGGCACATAGGATCCAGTCAGGGTGGTATGTGCCAGACACTCAGCTGAGAGAAGAGCTTAGGATCTCAATATCGGAGAAGCTGCTCCCAGCTTATCGGTCCTTCCTTGGCAGATTCCGGCATCACATAGAAAATGGGAGGCACCCGGAGTTGTACATCAAGTACTCGGTCGAGGACCTTGAGATAGCCATGGCAGATTTCTTTGAGGCAGCATCGCCATCGCCACATAACAGGAGGAGATCCCATGGATGAAAGATGACATGGAAAAGCTTACAAGAGTTATCTGCTGGCCGATGAGTATTCTTGCCATGTATTCTTTAATTCTTTGGGGAAGGCAAATACAGGCGGTTGGGTCTTTTGTTTTGTTCTCCTGAGGCTCAGGGGTATGGTTGGTGATGATTTCTTCAACTAGAGGTAATCTGAAACGGGATCAGGATGTTAGTGAAGCTGTCAAAAGCCCCAGTTTTTCTTCCTCTGTAAGCGAGCTTGTTCATTTTACACTACGATTATGTATTTTGTATGAGTAGTGTGTTCATATAGGAATGTTCTTTTAGTCATGTTACATAGTTGTAACCTGTTACTTGGTATTCATTTGACATTTAGCTGAGTATTTCATCATGTTTTTGGTGGCTGACATGTATCTGAAGATTGCTCTGCCTGATAGATTAGATGCCAGAGAAAAAAGCACTATTGTGCCGGGTCACGGATATATGATTATGTACCCTTTTTCTGGCCTTAAAATATCACTTTTGTTGATTTTCTACCTTATATCTCTTTACAACCATGATAGCCAATAAGGGACGAATAATGCGACACAAACTCTCAAGGAAAACTAGCCAAACAGCCTACACTACCAAGCATGGTTGATTTGAAAATACAATTGTACTCACTATAATGTCTACAGTCAAAGTTACAGTTATATTTTCTATACAACAATTCTATTGCACATGATTACAAATAAGCGgtgttctttctctttttctcttgacTAATGTgagattttttctaattttactttttttttatcagccTTCAATCCCACCTCTTGGTTTATACATGTAGATATGGATAGGCTCGAGGTTCTAGTGTTATGACCCGCTAATTGGTAAACACTCCTTTAGTCCTTCCTTGCAGTGCAGTAGTGGTTTGTAGTATGTCAATGGCCTTCGTTTTACTAGGGCCTATAATTACATGTAAAATTGAATTCATGTTTGACCTAGTGCTTGCTCTACTAATTTGAAGCAACAGTGCAATTTGATCGTACTAGACAACATGCTTTATCACCATTAGATCACTAGTACAAAAGGGCTTGCTTTATCATTATTCTCCTTGGTGCGTGATAAATTGCTTACTTTCTTGATCTACTGCTGAACGTGGCACACATTTATTTTTTGCTGATCAAACACTTCCATGATGTAGGGGAACAATTTCCTTTTCCTTCGTTTGAATTGAGATTATGTTGTTCCTTTGAGAGGAGATATACAATTATCGGGCTTTCTAAGTCATAAATCTTCATATAGTATTTTCTTTCTGCTTGTTACATCAGAACTATTCCTACTGGTTCTCtgcggatgcaggaggaaactGTATTGACCTATGCTGCAAgtcaatatttttcttaattttagaGTAACCACCTCCTTGCAGTATTGTCACAATCAGAATTTTAGCGAATGGTAGTGGCGTACAGATGTTGTAGATAGCATTtcctaaaaatatatttataggtGATCTGGACTTGAAGGAACATAGAAGGTGGTTAACGGCAGGCACCAATGGCTACTATGTGATGTAATACTGATGACATGTGCATGGTTTGTTCAAGAACAGGGAAACGATTACCTGCTTGCGATGCTGCGGTTATGGACGTCAGAACTAATATTTCTCTTTAGATTGTTATGGACGCCAGATTCAGAATCCCTTTTTTTCCCCACCTTACTGGGAGCTTTTCTGTCGAACGTTTTCATGCAAATGACCATATTGTTGACTGGATATGTTACTTTACTCGGAGCTGCTTTTTCTATCGAACCAtttttgttggattgtgatccgaatttTTGTTGGCCAGACAAGGGACGTTTTCGGTATATATTTCGGAACAGTTCGTATTAGACTAGAATCGTATGTGTTCACtcctataaatatattttgtaagtTGTAAGGAGAGTCTAGACGTTTATTGTAATCTCTTGTATTGTATACATCTATAATATAGTGAAGATTGTCGATTGGTATCCGTGGTTTTTTTTCGTAAGGGTTTTTTacgtaaaaatcgtgtctcATGTTTGATCATATCGTGATTTATTTCTaataagtggtatcagagccagatTGCATACACGAGAATACGAGAAAAAAACAGATCGGTTTTCGTCGCCTTCGAGTTCTTCGTCTCGCTGTCAAGTTCATTTCTCGATTCGCCGGATTCATCGTTCGCTCGTCACTAGGCCCTGTCCATATCCCGAACACTCGTGTTTGCGGCCCGCATTTGCTTTCtgccacaaagaagaaaagatcgTGACCTCTCacatgaagaaaagaagaaaaaggatagTTTCAAGTCCCGAGGACACAAAGGCTTGCTCTAATGCGAAAAGCCAATTCTTGGCATCTTTGCTAGGTGCACCCGAGAAAGTCTACCAGGAGCTTTGTTGTTTAATTGTTGCACGTACACAAAGTGTACCAGAActtctgcaattttttttgcttCGTGCACACAGGACTGTACCAGAGGGGCTGCAAGCTATTTTGTTCCTAATTATTCTTTGTCATGgcttctatgaaatatgatatttCGCTGCTAGATCATGATACAAGACTTTCTCTATGGCAAGTAAAGATGTGGGCTATTCTTGCGCACATTGATCTAGATAATACGCTTGATAATTTTGGAAATAAGGATCAAAAGTTTTGGtctgatgaagaaaagagaaaggattgtaaggctttgtcacaaatttatcttcatttatcaaacaatattttgcaTGAGATTTTGCAGGAGAAAACCGCTGCTGCTTTATGGCTAAAGCTGGAATCGATCTGCATGTCTAAGGATCTACCCAGTAAaatgcatctgaagatgaagttatTCACGTACAAATTACAGGAGGGTGATTctgtgttgaatcatctttcggCCTTTAAGGAGATCGTTGCTAACCTATAGTCTATGGaagtaaaatatgatgatgaggatttgagtcttattcttttgtgctcattacctacttcttttgcaaacttcagagataccatattatacagtcatgatacactaattttgaaagaagtttatgaggccttgcatgccaaggaaaagatgaaacagatggtGTCTACTGATGGCTCTACTTCTAATGGAGAAGGTTTGATTGTGCGTGGCAGGACAAATGAGAAGAATTCGTATAATagccaaagagataaaagttcGAACGGTTACAGGGGTTGTTCAAAGtccagaggaaaagaaaaattctgcaggtattgcaagaaaaataatcatgatatatttgaatgttacaagttgaagaataaagaaaagaggaaaggtaaatctaatgaagaaggtaaagcTTCTGTTGCTGCTTCTGAtaatagttctgatggagagactctcgttgcttttgctggatgtgctagtagtggtgatgaatggGTTATTGACTTTGCTAcgtcttttcatatatgcatacatagagaTTGGTTTATCACTTATAATTCTGTTCAAGATGCTGGTTCTGTTAGGATGGGTGATGACAACCAAGTCTAATTATTGAAATtagatcaattatgataaagataCATGACATTCTTAGAACTTTGACAGATGTGAGGCACGTTCCAAGTATGAAAATGAACCTTTTTTTtagtactcttgataataaagggtatgtttggttatgtggagatggtattttgaaggtgaaaaagGGTtcccttattgtaatgaaaTGTGATTTGAAATctgccaatttatatcatcttcGAGGCACTACCATCACAGGTGATACTGctgtaagttcacattcattatcagattctgatgctactaatcttTGGTATATGCGTCTTGAgcatatgagtgaacttggtttggcagaattgagcaagagagatcttcttgaTGGATATAGTATCGGCAAGCTAAAATTTTGTGAGTATTGTATTTTTGGTAAGCAAATTCAACACTTCAGTTCATACAACAgaaggtattcttgattatgtgcattctgatttatAGGGATCATCTCGTAGGTCTTCACTAGGTGGTTctcgttatatgttaactattattgataattactcgagaagagtttggtcttatttttttaaagcataaatcagaagtatttaaagagtggaaggttatgatagaaaggtaaattgaaaagaaggtaaagaagtTTTGTACTAATAATAGGATGTAATTTTGTGTTTTGCTTTATTTTCTAACAATTTTCGTGCAAATTGCAGATGCATCTAGAAATTTTGCTATCCAACTAACCAAACACGAGACTGCGTTTCCACCGTGACAGAGTCGACGAGATACACGTCGTTCTCGTCTGTGCCTGGGCGCTGTGGGTGCCAATGTGCCCGGAGAAAGAACAGACAGCGACGAGGGGCCGTTTCTGCCGGCCGCGCCCGTGAGCGGGGCCGCGCCGTGCGGGTCTCGTGAACCGCGGAAGGCCGCGTTGCGCCGGCCACTGCTTTGGTGGAGTCCCAGCGGCAAACGTCTAGTTGTCGGGCGGCTCGGGCCACGGGAGccaccgctgccgctgccgctgccgtccGTCCAATCAGCCGCGCACAGGCAGAGGCGAGCTCCGTACAGGCAGTGAGGAAGGAAGTGTGCGTTTGTTGGGTACTTGGGTGCCGGTTTAGGCCGGGAGTGTGGATGCTGAAAAAGTTTGCTTCTGGAGAGGCCACGGCGAGGACTTGCAAAGGAATGATCTCATCCCACTGAAGACTATGCCCATGAAAGAATTGTGCATGTTCCCTTGGCCTGTTGGTCCAATGCATGTTGGATTAAGAGCAGAGAGCAATGTCGATTGGTCTGACTACAGTTTTGTTTGTGGACCCTTGCTGCCTTGCTGACCAAACTGGGTAACACCGATCGATTGGCTTGCTCTGTAACATCGAGTTCGTGCTCAGTTTTACTACATGCTTCAGAAAACTCTGGTTAAATGTAAGAATTCTttcgttgatggaaatgttgaAGTGTTAAAAACGTAAATCTGCTGTTCTTTCGAGAAGCCAGAAGCTACAAAGTGTAACTTTATGGTGCAGGTGGACTtgtttgcaagttgcaacacaGTAACACAGATATTCTGCTGAAATCTATCTATCAAGAAATTTCTAGAATCGAATAGAACAAAgatctagcaaaaaaaaaatcttctaccATACATGGCATAAGTTGAGCCCACACggacaagaagcaacatgatgTCTACAACAAAATATTATACATCACATGCCTCAAAATACCAGATTAAATGTTCCTATCATATACCATCATTCAGACTATGATGATAACAACATGATGGGCCGTGTGAAGAACTATGGAGGAAATGAATCAAGTAAAGAAATAACCTCAAGTGGCGAATTAGCATGGCCAATCCTCTGCTAAATACCAAAATTGCTCTAACGTCCAGTTCTGAGGATCAGATGTGGTTGAATTTACTTTCCCCTGATCGAATGGATAGTAAGTTTTACTCCCTTTTGTTTTCCTCGTCATCCCCATCAAAAGATATTATGGTATTCACGTTCCCTGTTGCTTTGGCATCTGGTGTAGAAGATAAACTCCATCCATTCTTGGAAGCAATTGGCGCTGGCCTAATTAATGATAGATTGTCCTTTCGATCAAAGAATTCGCTCGCATCATAAGCGAATCTGAAATGGAAAGCCAAAGAGATGTAAGCTTTCCCTTTTCTCTACAGGTAAAGGGGACTGTCCCAACTTACTGTGTTAGTGTAATATTTCATTTCAAATGTTCTGAAATCCCAATGAGACAGTACAACGAAAACATCATCCAGCTGAAAATTACAAAAAGATTAGGACTATACCTCATTGTGTTCTGTGAAGGTGCCCACAGGTAGCAAATAACacaaagaagagagaaagaCAAGACATGCCAGAAGGCAGGAATTATCCATGCATACTGCCATCGTTCATTGAATACATCTGTTGATTTGAAGTAAATCTGCAGAAGAGAAATTGCTATGATACCAATGAATTATGAAACAGATGCATAACCAAGTAAGGTGCAAACCAAGGAATCCGAACAAGGAAAAATGGACAGATTCTTAAAGTAGAAAGGTTATTTAAAGTTATACTCCCTCTGCAAAGACTGAAGAGAAAGTAATCTAATTTTGTGTGATGCAACAATGTTTCTTGGTAATTCTAGACTTAAATATGGTTTTGAAATGCATAAGCATACCTCATAGCCGATCCAGCCAACAGACACCAGAACAGATACAACCAATGCAATTGTGAATTTCCTATAAATGTCAAGTTTGGCCATCAGCCTTCTTGCCTATCATCCACAGAAAAAAGATCAGGAATGGTTAGTGTGTTGTATCATGTAAGTCAGTGCATCTTAACTGGAAAAAATAATACAAGCACAAAGGATAGTGCACTAAAACTGATACTGCAAAAGAATTCATAAATGATACGAAGAAGAGGTTTTGCTCACCTGAAGTTTATCAAGGGTCTTAGCTAgagaaataaatatccaaacaACGAATGCGGCATCCAAAATAGCCACCGGATAGACCAAGAACAGCCGAGCTTTTCCAGATAGATCGTTCACAGCACCAAGATTTTCTACCAATTCAAGAATTTCTGTTGCTAAAAAGAATGTTCCTCCAAGCATGACCACTTTTGATGTCAGGCCACCCAACGTAGGCGTGACAACTCCATATCCCATTGAGACAATGAGAATAATAACTTGAGCAGCTGTTCTCTTAACAGTTCCAAATGTGACAGCCCAAAATGTGATGCCTTTTGATCGAACTCCAGTCTCATTGAACTCAGCATACTCAAAATACCACAATGCCATCTCAAACATGCCCAGTGTAATCACGAGAGTAATACAGTTCTGAAGTGGAAGAACTTCTCTCCAAAACTTCATGTACTGATAGAACCAATAAATCCCAAGTGCGACAAAAGCAAAAGACATCAGTCCGAAAAAGTTCTTAAGAGGTGCCATACGACCTGGAAGGTACCCAGTAGGATTTTTCCATATGGTTTTCCCCTCGATCTCCAAACCAGCAAGTGACAGATCACAGTGTATAAAGTACATATTGTACATCCCAGTTTTGGTTATTGGAATGGTCCTTGATGGCAGCGTTGCAATCAGATCACTTCCATCAAAAGATGCAACAAACAACTTTGGCCAACCAGGATTTACCTGGGATGAGCGGTAGATGACAGAACCTTCTGCGCAAGCTCCTAACTTTGCAAGATCTGAGGTACAACAAATAGCTTTCTGACCTCCATACGCTGATCCACCGATCATTTCACGGTCTTCTATCTCAAAAACGAGTATCTGAACTTTAGACGAACTAGTCTCCTTTACAGAATCATTGGCATCATCTGGTCTCCTAAAAGTAATCTTGTCAAACCTGAAAAGTTGTAGAAATGGGATGGTCAAATCTCTGAAGCATAGTGTCTCATTAGATTGAATTGAATAGCTGCAATTTGAATTAATGGGTCAAAGTAACAAAAAACAAGACTACAAAATGCATGTGCACATTTGTACTGAACGGTGTCAACATGCTTGTACTGCTATTTACAATAATAAGTTACTGAATTGCAGTAACCAACTTGTAAGTAAATCTAAAGGAGATAAAAAAGTAAGCAGCATCTTAAAAGTAATCAGCACGAGACCTATTGGCTTTCGAATTGCAATTGCATGGAGAACATGATGCAAGTTCCTTTCTCTTAAGTTTGTTAGATGCATCTAAAATTATATGATTATAGAACATGGAATTGCTTGGGGTTGCCCCTCTCCAAAGTCATCCTACATTATTATGTTTGACGTGAAGAACTGATCTTACAAAAAGCTTGCTTTTGTGCTCCTCAATCCTCAGAAATAGCAACTCCCGTCCATCATCCGCAAAATAAAGGTCCAAACTCACTCTACTGAGCTCAATTCTCGCTTCCCATGAAGTAAAAACGAGTCCAATAGCTCAAGCAGTATGCTCTACTTCGTAACAAATCTGCACCTAGGCATCAGAGCAGCGTATCTCACCGTCCAGCCACCAACCACACTGCACTAAATTCCCACAAAACCCCCAGCCATCCAAATCCGACAGAATCCCCAAGACGGCAGGACAGAAGGATCCAAGATCCGCCCGGCTGCCGACAGCCACCATGCCGCCCCGGTCGACCGCAGCCAGCCGCATTGCAGACGCACGCGCGCACCAACCAAATTAGCCACCGGAGGATCGAACCAAAACGGCTACTAGCTAGCACATTACCGGATGAAGGCGTCGGCCACGGCGGAGGCGTCGTCATCTTCCTCGGCGGTGACGTTGGTGGGGGAGGCCGCGGGCGCGTAGAGGCCCTCGCTGCCGGCGTGGAGGATGAAGGCGTTGCCCTTGTTGGCGAAGCCGAGGCCGCGGTACTCGTGCACGGACGCATCCCCGGTGCGGAGTAGGAGGAGCGCGACGGCGACAGCGAGGAGGCGGAAGCGGAAGCGGGCGGCCGGCGCGGCAGCCATGGGGCGAGTGAGGCTGGATCTGGCGTGAAGCGGTGTTAACTGCAGTGGAGCTCGGCGGGGGCAAAACCGGAACAAAAGCCAGGGAGGCTGTCGCCGTGTGGCCCCCGCGACCAGCTTGGTTATTCTATGCTGGTTCTTTGGTGCACAATGGTCAATGCCTACCCTGACAAGGTGCAAAAAAACAAAGCAAATGCAGGGTAGGCTACCTACTTTAGGCTCTTGGGGGCTATTTTTGGCACGGAATTTTGCAGTGAAGAGTAGGTAAAAGGTCACATTTCAAACATTCTTAAGCAGGAGGCGGATCCGGGGGCTGCAGCACGGGCCCAGCCCAGAAAGCCCAGAGAAAGTAGagtaaaatttagaaaaaaaatgcatcattTTAGCCTACAAGCCTAGAAAACccagagaaagaaatgaaaaatccagaaaaaatacatCATTTTAGCCTATAAACTATGAATTTGGTCCAATAACAAGAGGCCCAGCACCCCCTTGGCATtgggctggatccgcccctgttCTTAAGGGTTTGTTTTAAAACTCAGGAGTTTGAAGAATTTATCTAGAATTTAGCAGAAACTCCTAAAAAATAGTTTGAGCCCTCCAAAGAGGCCAAAAGCCTCGGGTTCTGCAGGGTAAGGGTGTGTTTTGGTTTGATGCTCACAAATACCTTACCAAAATTTGACATGTCCACTAGATTTTGCCGCTATATAGCTCATTACTAAATTTTGGCGTGCCCGCAGAAACTTGGCATTGCCAATGTAGGGAACGAAGGCAAAGCATGGCGATCAAAACGCTCACCCAGGTTTTGGCGCAGAAGCGAAGCAGCACTAAATGGTTGCACATAGTCCAAAGTTTTGAGACTAAGTATCTTcaaatgataatatatcttaAACCGAGTATTTGATTTGCAAACCGTTTGCATCAAAATATTCCTTGAAATTAAATCTTAAAAACAATATCACACTTGGCTATATttcagtgaaaaaaattatgacatGTGGGgcttataactttttcaagGTTTGGTAGGGTTATAGTCGAAACACTATTTTTTCTATTGTGTTTTGGCATTGCCCGCAAATTGGTATGGTAGCAaaccaaacaatttttttttcacccaaGTTTTTGGCATTGCCTGAGTTTTGGTAACGCCAAATTTTGGTATGGCTAACAAAAGacacaaaccaaacaacccctaaATCCATTAGAAAAAAGGTAAATTTTAGCGAAGAGAGCAACTATAATTGGTAGGGAACTTGCtttaggaaaaaaatattttaatagcTTACATGTCTTGGAGGGTTACAATTTTGAAGATGCGGTACTAATTAGTGAGTGTTTAGTCTAAGAGGATATTTATACTTCTTTTCACAtatgaaaatatgaaattgaGACGGATTCGACAAGCCAAAGCCCCgttggaaaaaaaactaaagaagtACCACATTTAGAAAAACATTTACCCCACAGTTTGGACAGAAGTAGAGTTAGGAGTAGAGTCATCTGTCATCACTAGTTTCGAATATAGCCTGAATTAAAAGTCGTACTTcctcaaaacaaaaattaaatatCATGCATGTCACGCATTGGTGATGATAGTGTCGTGGAGGTGCTCAAATAGTCAAATTACAAGTGAGGGAATAACAAAGAAACTCGAAAAAAGAGGTTACCGTTTACATTAGCTCTTTCTTGTGCAAATATCATCTCGAGAGAGGAATGAAAATATAGGCATATACGTCTGTAATCTAAACTATAAAAGCGCGAATGCGTTTGATGTGGAGCACACCATCTAACCCTTCATATCCAATCTAACGCCCCCCCTCGTTCCCACCGTATTCTGCCCCGATCTGTTTCCTGCCTCCTCttcccatctaataaaaaaccagaAAAATCTGCATCCCACCTTCCACCTAATAAAAAACCGAAACAAAACCGCCAAAAAAACGACCAAACCCAGTACCCTAAACATCCCCCACCCCAACacgcgccgcctccgcctctctcatCCACTCCCCTCCGCCCTCCCCCTCCTGATCCCCGATCGGC
It encodes:
- the LOC133902069 gene encoding exocyst complex component EXO70A1-like yields the protein MDGSAAAELEAAERAVMRWDSTASASSGGGDEHMLFDGGGDRAEAEMFLRAVDDLRRLASPSLAAVGSPRRTPSAGGGSSAVQVAMARLEDEFSHVLSARALDLEVEALAGLSSLSMSSDRRNSDVTEAAGDDDEGSVSSSVGRRSSYRSMRSIREIDLFPADAITDLHAIASRMAAAGYGRECVQVYASVRKPAVDSALRRLGVEKLSIGDVQRLEWDALETKIRRWIRAARAAVRGVFASERRLCFLIFHDLAVSNSAVTTPALATHDAPFAEAVKGAALQLFGFAEAISIGRRSPEKLFKIIDLHDALADLLPDISDIFAASKAAGSIYVQAAEIRSRLADAVRGILSEFESAVLRDPSKTPVPGGTIHPLTRYVMNYSSLISDYKATLSELIVSRPSASSRIAAEGNEATPAFPDLDLPDPDSQLPLAAHLVWIIVVLEHNLESKASLYKDAALSHLFLMNNVHYIVHKARDSSELRGLIGDEYLKRLTGKFRQAATSYQRTAWLKILNCLRDEGLHLSGGFSSGISKSALRERFKAFNAAFEEAHRIQSGWYVPDTQLREELRISISEKLLPAYRSFLGRFRHHIENGRHPELYIKYSVEDLEIAMADFFEAASPSPHNRRRSHG
- the LOC133902328 gene encoding uncharacterized protein LOC133902328; this translates as MAAAPAARFRFRLLAVAVALLLLRTGDASVHEYRGLGFANKGNAFILHAGSEGLYAPAASPTNVTAEEDDDASAVADAFIRFDKITFRRPDDANDSVKETSSSKVQILVFEIEDREMIGGSAYGGQKAICCTSDLAKLGACAEGSVIYRSSQVNPGWPKLFVASFDGSDLIATLPSRTIPITKTGMYNMYFIHCDLSLAGLEIEGKTIWKNPTGYLPGRMAPLKNFFGLMSFAFVALGIYWFYQYMKFWREVLPLQNCITLVITLGMFEMALWYFEYAEFNETGVRSKGITFWAVTFGTVKRTAAQVIILIVSMGYGVVTPTLGGLTSKVVMLGGTFFLATEILELVENLGAVNDLSGKARLFLVYPVAILDAAFVVWIFISLAKTLDKLQARRLMAKLDIYRKFTIALVVSVLVSVGWIGYEIYFKSTDVFNERWQYAWIIPAFWHVLSFSLLCVICYLWAPSQNTMRFAYDASEFFDRKDNLSLIRPAPIASKNGWSLSSTPDAKATGNVNTIISFDGDDEENKRE